A single window of Gossypium hirsutum isolate 1008001.06 chromosome A10, Gossypium_hirsutum_v2.1, whole genome shotgun sequence DNA harbors:
- the LOC107896231 gene encoding chaperonin 60 subunit beta 2, chloroplastic isoform X1: MASTFTAMSSVGSFVAPNGLVMDKKLPSSSNRLSSLASISSSSFVSRRNVVLRRSRLPKISAAKELHFNKDGSAIKKLQTGVNKLADLVGVTLGPKGRNVVLESKYGSPKIVNDGVTVAKEVELEDPVENIGAKLVRQAAAKTNDLAGDGTTTSVVLAQGLIAEGVKVVAAGANPVLITRGIEKTTRALVSELKAISKEVEDSELADVAAVSAGNNYEVGNMIAEAMSKVGRKGVVTLEEGKSAENSLYVVEGMQFDRGYISPYFVTDSEKMAVEYENCKLLLVDKKITNARDLINILEEAIRSGYPILIIAEDIEQEALATLVVNKLRGALKIAALKAPGFGERKSQYLDDIAILTGGTVIRDEVGLSLDKASKEVLGHASKVVLTKDTTTIVGDGSTQEAVNKRVVQIKNLIEAAEQDYEKEKLNERIAKLSGGVAVIQVGAQTETELKEKKLRVEDALNATKAAVEEGIVVGGGCTLLRLASKVDAIKDSLDNDEEKVGADIVKRALSYPLKLIAKNAGVNGSVVSEKVLSNDNPRYGFNAATGNYEDLMSAGIIDPTKVVRCCLEHAASVAKTFLMSDCVVVEIKEPETVPAGNPMDNSGYGY, from the exons ATGGCATCCACTTTCACAGCCATGTCATCAGTTGGCTCATTCGTTGCACCTAATGGTCTAGTCATGGATAAGAAGCTTCCATCTTCTTCCAACAGATTGTCATCTTTAGCTTCCATTTCTTCATCTTCATTTGTTAGTAGACGAAATGTTGTTCTTAGAAGATCTCGTCTGCCCAAGATTTCTGCAGCAAAAGAGCTACATTTCAATAAGGACGGGTCAGCCATAAAGAAATTACAA ACTGGTGTGAACAAGCTTGCTGATTTGGTTGGAGTCACTCTTGGACCAAAAGGTAGGAATGTCGTTCTAGAGAGCAAATATGGCTCTCCCAAAATCGTTAATGATGGTGTGACAGTGGCTAAGGAG GTTGAGTTGGAGGACCCAGTTGAGAACATTGGGGCTAAGTTAGTAAGACAGGCAGCTGCTAAAACTAATGACTTGGCTGGTGATGGAACGACGACTTCCGTTGTTCTTGCGCAAGGTTTGATTGCTGAAGGTGTCAAG GTGGTGGCAGCCGGTGCAAATCCTGTTTTAATCACTAGGGGCATTGAGAAGACCACAAGGGCTTTAGTATCTGAGCTTAAGGCTATTTCAAAAGAG GTTGAAGACAGTGAACTTGCTGATGTTGCTGCTGTTAGTGCTGGGAACAACTATGAAGTAGGAAATATGATTGCTGAGGCCATGAGTAAAGTTGGCCGAAAGGGTGTAGTTACCCTTGAGGAGGGAAAAAGTGCTGAGAATAGTCTATATGTTGTTGAAGGGATGCAATTTGACCGTGGTTATATCTCACCTTACTTTGTCACTGATAGTGAGAAAATGGCAGTAGAATATGAGAACTGCAAG TTGCTGCTGgttgataaaaaaattactaatgcAAGGGATCTTATCAACATCCTGGAAGAAGCCATTAGGAGTGGATACCCAATTTTGATAATTGCCGAAGACATTGAACAGGAAGCTTTAGCAACTCTGGTTGTGAACAAACTTAGAGGTGCTTTGAAGATTGCTGCTCTCAAAGCTCCCGGCTTTGGAGAACGCAAGAGTCAGTATCTGGATGACATTGCTATCCTTACTGGAG GTACTGTTATTAGAGATGAGGTTGGGCTTTCCTTGGACAAAGCTAGCAAAGAAGTCTTGGGTCATGCCTCTAAAGTGGTTCTTACAAAGGATACAACCACCATCGTGGGTGATGGAAGCACCCAGGAAGCAGTGAATAAACGAGTTGTACAGATTAAAAATCTCATTGAG GCTGCAGAACAGGATTATGAGAAGGAAAAACTTAACGAAAGGATTGCTAAATTATCTGGTGGTGTGGCAGTGATACAG gttGGAGCTCAAACTGAAACAGagcttaaagaaaagaaattgagagtaGAAGATGCTCTTAATGCAACTAAG GCAGCAGTTGAGGAAGGTATTGTTGTCGGTGGTGGATGTACTTTGCTAAGACTTGCTTCTAAGGTGGATGCTATCAAGGATTCACTCGATAATGATGAAGAAAAG GTTGGAGCAGATATTGTTAAACGAGCTTTGAGTTACCCTCTAAAATTGATAGCTAAAAATGCTGGTGTAAATGGAAGTGTGGTGAGTGAGAAG GTGCTCTCCAACGATAACCCTAGGTATGGATTCAATGCTGCCACTGGAAATTATGAGGATCTTATGTCTGCAGGAATTATAGATCCAACCAAG GTGGTCAGATGTTGCTTGGAGCATGCTGCATCAGTGGCCAAGACATTCTTGATGTCCGATTGTGTGGTTGTGGAAATAAAGGAACCCGAGACCGTGCCTGCTGGGAACCCCATGGATAATTCAG GATACGGCTACTAA
- the LOC107896231 gene encoding chaperonin 60 subunit beta 2, chloroplastic isoform X2, translating into MASTFTAMSSVGSFVAPNGLVMDKKLPSSSNRLSSLASISSSSFVSRRNVVLRRSRLPKISAAKELHFNKDGSAIKKLQTGVNKLADLVGVTLGPKGRNVVLESKYGSPKIVNDGVTVAKEVELEDPVENIGAKLVRQAAAKTNDLAGDGTTTSVVLAQGLIAEGVKVVAAGANPVLITRGIEKTTRALVSELKAISKEVEDSELADVAAVSAGNNYEVGNMIAEAMSKVGRKGVVTLEEGKSAENSLYVVEGMQFDRGYISPYFVTDSEKMAVEYENCKLLLVDKKITNARDLINILEEAIRSGYPILIIAEDIEQEALATLVVNKLRGALKIAALKAPGFGERKSQYLDDIAILTGGTVIRDEVGLSLDKASKEVLGHASKVVLTKDTTTIVGDGSTQEAVNKRVVQIKNLIEAAEQDYEKEKLNERIAKLSGGVAVIQVGAQTETELKEKKLRVEDALNATKAAVEEGIVVGGGCTLLRLASKVDAIKDSLDNDEEKVGADIVKRALSYPLKLIAKNAGVNGSVVLSNDNPRYGFNAATGNYEDLMSAGIIDPTKVVRCCLEHAASVAKTFLMSDCVVVEIKEPETVPAGNPMDNSGYGY; encoded by the exons ATGGCATCCACTTTCACAGCCATGTCATCAGTTGGCTCATTCGTTGCACCTAATGGTCTAGTCATGGATAAGAAGCTTCCATCTTCTTCCAACAGATTGTCATCTTTAGCTTCCATTTCTTCATCTTCATTTGTTAGTAGACGAAATGTTGTTCTTAGAAGATCTCGTCTGCCCAAGATTTCTGCAGCAAAAGAGCTACATTTCAATAAGGACGGGTCAGCCATAAAGAAATTACAA ACTGGTGTGAACAAGCTTGCTGATTTGGTTGGAGTCACTCTTGGACCAAAAGGTAGGAATGTCGTTCTAGAGAGCAAATATGGCTCTCCCAAAATCGTTAATGATGGTGTGACAGTGGCTAAGGAG GTTGAGTTGGAGGACCCAGTTGAGAACATTGGGGCTAAGTTAGTAAGACAGGCAGCTGCTAAAACTAATGACTTGGCTGGTGATGGAACGACGACTTCCGTTGTTCTTGCGCAAGGTTTGATTGCTGAAGGTGTCAAG GTGGTGGCAGCCGGTGCAAATCCTGTTTTAATCACTAGGGGCATTGAGAAGACCACAAGGGCTTTAGTATCTGAGCTTAAGGCTATTTCAAAAGAG GTTGAAGACAGTGAACTTGCTGATGTTGCTGCTGTTAGTGCTGGGAACAACTATGAAGTAGGAAATATGATTGCTGAGGCCATGAGTAAAGTTGGCCGAAAGGGTGTAGTTACCCTTGAGGAGGGAAAAAGTGCTGAGAATAGTCTATATGTTGTTGAAGGGATGCAATTTGACCGTGGTTATATCTCACCTTACTTTGTCACTGATAGTGAGAAAATGGCAGTAGAATATGAGAACTGCAAG TTGCTGCTGgttgataaaaaaattactaatgcAAGGGATCTTATCAACATCCTGGAAGAAGCCATTAGGAGTGGATACCCAATTTTGATAATTGCCGAAGACATTGAACAGGAAGCTTTAGCAACTCTGGTTGTGAACAAACTTAGAGGTGCTTTGAAGATTGCTGCTCTCAAAGCTCCCGGCTTTGGAGAACGCAAGAGTCAGTATCTGGATGACATTGCTATCCTTACTGGAG GTACTGTTATTAGAGATGAGGTTGGGCTTTCCTTGGACAAAGCTAGCAAAGAAGTCTTGGGTCATGCCTCTAAAGTGGTTCTTACAAAGGATACAACCACCATCGTGGGTGATGGAAGCACCCAGGAAGCAGTGAATAAACGAGTTGTACAGATTAAAAATCTCATTGAG GCTGCAGAACAGGATTATGAGAAGGAAAAACTTAACGAAAGGATTGCTAAATTATCTGGTGGTGTGGCAGTGATACAG gttGGAGCTCAAACTGAAACAGagcttaaagaaaagaaattgagagtaGAAGATGCTCTTAATGCAACTAAG GCAGCAGTTGAGGAAGGTATTGTTGTCGGTGGTGGATGTACTTTGCTAAGACTTGCTTCTAAGGTGGATGCTATCAAGGATTCACTCGATAATGATGAAGAAAAG GTTGGAGCAGATATTGTTAAACGAGCTTTGAGTTACCCTCTAAAATTGATAGCTAAAAATGCTGGTGTAAATGGAAGTGTG GTGCTCTCCAACGATAACCCTAGGTATGGATTCAATGCTGCCACTGGAAATTATGAGGATCTTATGTCTGCAGGAATTATAGATCCAACCAAG GTGGTCAGATGTTGCTTGGAGCATGCTGCATCAGTGGCCAAGACATTCTTGATGTCCGATTGTGTGGTTGTGGAAATAAAGGAACCCGAGACCGTGCCTGCTGGGAACCCCATGGATAATTCAG GATACGGCTACTAA